One genomic window of Daphnia pulex isolate KAP4 chromosome 10, ASM2113471v1 includes the following:
- the LOC124205225 gene encoding uncharacterized protein LOC124205225 has product MIQSSRQAMQNVDGFKWRNNLNVEANASNASVRKRPKVDKPPTTSKRKKVDSTAPSMEVTSTIQETIDIHQAAEEGIVDPLPDSIKENLAVVIEDTTVASPSMEATSTIQESMDIPQAAEEAIFDPLPDVMNKNVAVVIEDSTVTSPSMEASSTNFKSNFVTFQSLVTLSMIPKNWIWSFDQIKQMIYCISMDQLPNGNYNVKSVHFQNKQEVMYYVNRKNIPSSTTALSNHFTTVENITQLIKDFNDRKICSCIPH; this is encoded by the exons ATG atacaATCTAGCCGACAAGCaatgcaaaatgttgatggttttaaatggagaaataaccttaatg TGGAAGCAAATGCTAGCAATGCATCAGTAAGGAAACGACCAAAAGTAGACAAACCACCTACTacgtcaaagagaaaaaaagttgacagtACAG CACCCTCCATGGAAGTTACCTCTACTATTCAAGAAACAATCGACATTCaccaggctgctgaagaagGAATTGTTGATCCACTTCCTGattcaatcaaagaaaatcttgcTGTTGTCATTGAAGATACGACAGTTGCATCGCCTTCTATGGAAGCTACCTCTACTATTCAAGAATCAATGGACATTCcccaggctgctgaagaagctatttttgatccacttcctgatgtaatgaacaaaaatgttgctgttgtcattgAAGATTCGACAGTTACATCACCTTCTATGGAAGCAAGCTCTACTAATTTCAAGTCTAATTTTGTGACATTTCAGTCACTAGTAACTTTATCAATGATACCAAAGAATTGGATATGGTCTTTtgatcaaatcaaacaaatgatttATTGCATTTCGATGGATCAACTACCAAATGGAAATTATAATGTGAAAAGtgtacattttcaaaacaaacaagaagtaATGTATTATGTCAACAGAAAGAACATTCCATCAAGCACTACTGCTTTGTCAAACCATTTCACAACAGTTGAAAATATAACGCAATTGATAAAGGATTTCAACGATCGAAAAATTTGTTCATGCATTCCTCATTAA
- the LOC124205231 gene encoding nucleoside diphosphate kinase 7-like isoform X1, with product MFYPSRTSVLAFVALIAGLYLAQRNTMEEEKFTISVEWYDDISSLVRPFVLFYYPSDRTVEMYDSKQKKTFLKRSFCETVAEIDLYIGNKISVFGRELKLIEYLDNTTKTELAKKSERTYAMLKPEVIEQMGKVLSFIEGKGFRFNKLMLTKIGANRAAEFYKEHQGRAFYEKLVNYISSGPVLAMELLAPSAIRYWRVSLGPTDPDVARSDAPNTLRALFGKDTTYNAAHGSDSPEAAARELNLIFNNLNSHYEPSYIKTLCLVKPHILQEGKLGALIAAIQQNNYRVSSLKLHRMSLTEAEKFFAAYKGVWDDYPAQIKHFTSGPVVALAVDSDVNTFREFVGSFDPNTARKLHPSSLRARFGHDITHNAIHCTDLPDDGVREVEFFFKDVGGFQ from the exons ATGTTTTACCCTTCTCGTACCAGTGTACTTGCTTTTGTCGCTCTCATTGCTGGCCTCTACCTCGCCCAACGT AACACaatggaggaagaaaaattcacCATCAGTGTAGAGTGGTATGATGACATATCTTCACTGGTGCGTCCATTTGTCTTGTTTTACTACCCCTCAGACAGGACAGTTGAAATG TATGACAgcaagcaaaagaaaacatttttgaagaGATCATTCTGTGAGACAGTGGCAGAAATCGATTTGTACATTGGGaacaaaatttcagtttttggAAGAGAACTGAAGCTGATAGAATACCTCGACAATACAACCAAAACTGAATTGGCAAAGAAATCAGAAAG GACTTATGCCATGCTCAAACCTGAAGTCATTGAGCAGATGGGAAAGGTCCTATCCTTTATTGAAGGAAAGGGATTCAGATTCAACAAACTGATGCTGACCAAAATTGGTGCAAATAGAGCAGCGGAATTTTACAAGGAACACCAGGGTCGAGCATTTTATGA AAAACTTGTAAATTACATTTCGTCCGGTCCTGTTCTCGCCATGGAACTGTTGGCCCCGTCAGCCATCAGGTATTGGCGAGTAAGTTTAGGACCAACCGATCCAGATGTGGCTCGCAGTGATGCACCCAACACACTTCGGGCCCTGTTTGGAAAAGATACTACATATAATGCTGCTCATGGATCGGATTCACCAGAAGCTGCTGCAAGG GAGCTCAActtaatattcaataatttgAATAGCCATTACGAACCTTCCTACATCAAAACTTTGTGCCTTGTTAAGCCACACATTCTCCAAGAAG GGAAGTTGGGCGCACTCATCGCTGccattcaacaaaataactacAGAGTTTCTAGTCTGAAGCTTCACAGAATGAGTTTAACTGAAGCTGAGAAGTTCTTTGCTGCTTATAAAGGAGTTTGGGATGATTACCCG GCCCAAATCAAACATTTCACTTCAGGACCAGTCGTGGCATTGGCTGTAGATTCTGATGTCAATACATTCAGAGAATTTGTCGGTTCATTTGATCCG AATACTGCGCGGAAATTACATCCGTCGTCCTTGCGAGCCCGATTCGGACATGACATTACACATAATGCAATCCATTGTACCGACCTACCCGACGATGGTGTACGAGAG GTTGAGTTCTTTTTCAAGGATGTTGGTGGGTTCCAGTAA
- the LOC124205231 gene encoding nucleoside diphosphate kinase 7-like isoform X2: protein MEEEKFTISVEWYDDISSLVRPFVLFYYPSDRTVEMYDSKQKKTFLKRSFCETVAEIDLYIGNKISVFGRELKLIEYLDNTTKTELAKKSERTYAMLKPEVIEQMGKVLSFIEGKGFRFNKLMLTKIGANRAAEFYKEHQGRAFYEKLVNYISSGPVLAMELLAPSAIRYWRVSLGPTDPDVARSDAPNTLRALFGKDTTYNAAHGSDSPEAAARELNLIFNNLNSHYEPSYIKTLCLVKPHILQEGKLGALIAAIQQNNYRVSSLKLHRMSLTEAEKFFAAYKGVWDDYPAQIKHFTSGPVVALAVDSDVNTFREFVGSFDPNTARKLHPSSLRARFGHDITHNAIHCTDLPDDGVREVEFFFKDVGGFQ from the exons atggaggaagaaaaattcacCATCAGTGTAGAGTGGTATGATGACATATCTTCACTGGTGCGTCCATTTGTCTTGTTTTACTACCCCTCAGACAGGACAGTTGAAATG TATGACAgcaagcaaaagaaaacatttttgaagaGATCATTCTGTGAGACAGTGGCAGAAATCGATTTGTACATTGGGaacaaaatttcagtttttggAAGAGAACTGAAGCTGATAGAATACCTCGACAATACAACCAAAACTGAATTGGCAAAGAAATCAGAAAG GACTTATGCCATGCTCAAACCTGAAGTCATTGAGCAGATGGGAAAGGTCCTATCCTTTATTGAAGGAAAGGGATTCAGATTCAACAAACTGATGCTGACCAAAATTGGTGCAAATAGAGCAGCGGAATTTTACAAGGAACACCAGGGTCGAGCATTTTATGA AAAACTTGTAAATTACATTTCGTCCGGTCCTGTTCTCGCCATGGAACTGTTGGCCCCGTCAGCCATCAGGTATTGGCGAGTAAGTTTAGGACCAACCGATCCAGATGTGGCTCGCAGTGATGCACCCAACACACTTCGGGCCCTGTTTGGAAAAGATACTACATATAATGCTGCTCATGGATCGGATTCACCAGAAGCTGCTGCAAGG GAGCTCAActtaatattcaataatttgAATAGCCATTACGAACCTTCCTACATCAAAACTTTGTGCCTTGTTAAGCCACACATTCTCCAAGAAG GGAAGTTGGGCGCACTCATCGCTGccattcaacaaaataactacAGAGTTTCTAGTCTGAAGCTTCACAGAATGAGTTTAACTGAAGCTGAGAAGTTCTTTGCTGCTTATAAAGGAGTTTGGGATGATTACCCG GCCCAAATCAAACATTTCACTTCAGGACCAGTCGTGGCATTGGCTGTAGATTCTGATGTCAATACATTCAGAGAATTTGTCGGTTCATTTGATCCG AATACTGCGCGGAAATTACATCCGTCGTCCTTGCGAGCCCGATTCGGACATGACATTACACATAATGCAATCCATTGTACCGACCTACCCGACGATGGTGTACGAGAG GTTGAGTTCTTTTTCAAGGATGTTGGTGGGTTCCAGTAA
- the LOC124205226 gene encoding 5'-nucleotidase-like isoform X1 — MAQWWGIALAILMLHAPLHTSADWTLVVTHSNDLWYQLDEIQGDNTPCYEDLPPLTTQPPTTTTTVPPEITTTTTATTTPTTTTTATTTTPTTTPTTPTTTTETTTTTVPTQGPTPTQGPTPTEPPTAKSRTGKLASLKEQAFEAKQKRNARSISEPVTSSRLTKATRSNVRELRQSPLTTNSHNNSLPQINSTTSYFANSTIPSNADQVNFTTVPTLSPGGNETSTLTSSTVLSTTTSKPNFESPKASRQCYGGVPRHLTKVTELKTESESNGKVFLHLNAGGMLGGYIWYPILGAGPAVESIKTLNYNAVALGYRDFEDGVPETVKYLQALKDAGVTVLCANMDISGEPSMRDLYKKSMVINIDGVRKIGIIGYIGQDADYMADTGKIKFTDPVAAIEAEITSLYNQKVYFVIALGSAGFENAKLWMDRAYSVDLFVNGGSNTFLYNDAAVGPLNENIAGRYPIESYSQGSKRLFVQTSRYGKYLGKIEMNINDEGRINSYVATNPFLLDSSVTKNPDLQYKVDQWEREVLTQANEIIGYTKIPIISDRKICWYTECTGGALMADAARAFLEKNTTAGNGWSETVAATVWHGGALSDTDLDIGAGPITFGDILTMFPYANVVVRALMYGQQIITLFEESVSYYNDTTTPNRGEFLHVSGMRVEYDLSKPSGSRVASIYIRDTNNPQGGMAPIVNNQVYRIGMPSFIANGGSRFSSMEDFALKNSTGVRDEIFLREYIKKLTPLTYGNEGRVKFISNTDNPTVCPNTNVTGTVFLTIFLTLLFSGMAFAAYKFLWPKLRDRRGSLLSLVR; from the exons ATGGCACAATGGTGGGGGATTGCGTTAGCCATTTTGATGCTGCATGCTCCGTTACATACCTCAGCGGATTGGACTTTAGTTGTGACGCACTCGAATGATTTGTGGTACCAACTGGATGAGATCCAGGGAGACAATACTCCTTGCTACGAGGATCTGCCGCCACTTACGACACAACCAcccacaacaaccacaacagtCCCGCCAGAAattaccaccaccactacgGCAACAACTACCcctaccactactactaccgcTACTACCACTACACCTACCACTACACCTACCACACCTACCACTACAACTGAAACAACTACAACGACAGTTCCTACACAAGGGCCAACCCCTACACAAGGGCCAACCCCTACGGAACCGCCCACAGCAAAATCAAGAACTGGAAAACTGGCATCATTGAAAGAACAAGCATTtgaagcgaaacaaaaaagaaatgcaagatCAATTTCAG AACCTGTTACATCATCAAGACTAACGAAAGCGACACGCTCGAATGTTCGGGAACTCCGTCAATCTCCACTAACAACTAATTCACACAATAATAGTCTTCCCCAAATCAACTCTACCACCTCGTACTTTGCCAACTCAACTATTCCATCAAATGCTGATCAGGTCAATTTCACTACAGTCCCTACTCTTTCCCCCGGCGGAAACGAAACTTCTACTTTAACATCTAGCACTGTCTTAAGCACTACCACCTCAAAGCCAA ACTTCGAAAGTCCAAAAGCGTCCCGGCAATGCTACGGCGGAGTTCCTCGACACCTGACAAAAGTCACAGAGCTGAAGACGGAGAGCGAATCGAACGGCAAAGTTTTCTTGCACTTGAACGCCGGTGGAATGTTGGGTGGTTACATCTGGTACCCAATCCTCGGAGCAGGCCCGGCAGTCGAGTCCATAAAAACGCTCAACTATAATGCGGTG GCACTGGGCTATCGCGACTTCGAAGATGGCGTACCTGAAACCGTGAAATATCTCCAGGCGTTGAAGGACGCCGGTGTCACGGTGCTCTGCGCCAACATGGACATTTCCGGTGAACCCTCGATGCGTGATTTGTACAAGAAATCCATGGTAATCAACATAGATGGTGTCAGGAAAATTGGAATTATCGGCTACATTGGGCAGGATGCAGAC tatatGGCGGACAcgggaaaaatcaaatttacagATCCAGTTGCCGCTATTGAAGCTGAGATCACATCGCTGTATAATCAAAAGGTTTATTTCGTCATTGCGCTGGGTAGCGCCGGATTTGAAAATGCCAAACTTTGGATGGACAGAGCCTATAGCGTCGATTTGTTCGTTAATGGTGGCAGCAATACTTTCCTATATAACG ACGCTGCTGTTGGGCCTCTTAATGAGAATATTGCAGGGCGGTACCCAATTGAGAGCTACAGCCAAGGCTCGAAAAGACTATTCGTTCAGACATCACGTTATGGCAAATATTTGGGTAAAATCGAAatgaatatcaacgacgagGGTAGAATCAACAGCTATGTGGCAACTAATCCATTTCTTTTGGATTCAAGCGTGACAAAAA ATCCTGATCTGCAGTACAAGGTTGATCAGTGGGAACGAGAAGTATTGACCCAGGCGAATGAGATCATCGGTTATACTAAAATCCCAATTATTAGCGATCGGAAAATTTGCTGGTACACCGAGTGCACCGGTGGAGCTTTGATGGCCGATGCGGCTCGCGCTTTTTTGGAAAAGAACACGACTGCTGGCAATGGATGGTCCGAAACAGTGGCCGCAACTGTCTGGCATGGAGGAGCGCTATCAGATACCGATCTTGACATCGGTGCAG GTCCCATCACATTCGGAGACATTTTGACTATGTTCCCCTACGCCAATGTTGTTGTGAGAGCATTGATGTATGGTCAGCAAATCATCACACTGTTTGAAGAATCGGTCAGTTACTATAACGACACGACTACACCCAACCGCGGCGAGTTTCTTCACGTGTCCGGCATGCGAGTCGAGTACGATCTATCAAAACCCAGCGGTTCGCGTGTGGCCAGTATCTACATCCGCGATACGAACAACCCGCAAGGAGGGATGGCTCCAATTGTAAACAACCAAGTTTACAGAATTGGTATGCCCTCGTTTATCGCCAACGGTGGCAGCAGATTTTCGTCCATGGAAGATTTTGCTTTGAAAAACAGCACTG GCGTTCGCGATGAAATTTTTCTCcgagagtacataaaaaaattaacaccaCTGACTTACGGAAACGAAGGGAGAGTGAAATTTATCTCAAACACTGACAACCCAACGGTTTGCCCGAATACGAACGTCACTGGAACAGTATTTT TGACTATCTTCTTGACGCTGCTCTTCTCTGGTATGGCTTTTGCCGCTTACAAATTTTTATGGCCAAAACTGCGAGACAGAAGAGGATCCCTCTTATCGTTGGTTCGGTAG
- the LOC124205226 gene encoding 5'-nucleotidase-like isoform X2, whose protein sequence is MAQWWGIALAILMLHAPLHTSADWTLVVTHSNDLWYQLDEIQGDNTPCYEDLPPLTTQPPTTTTTVPPEITTTTTATTTPTTTTTATTTTPTTTPTTPTTTTETTTTTVPTQGPTPTQGPTPTEPPTAKSRTGKLASLKEQAFEAKQKRNARSISDFESPKASRQCYGGVPRHLTKVTELKTESESNGKVFLHLNAGGMLGGYIWYPILGAGPAVESIKTLNYNAVALGYRDFEDGVPETVKYLQALKDAGVTVLCANMDISGEPSMRDLYKKSMVINIDGVRKIGIIGYIGQDADYMADTGKIKFTDPVAAIEAEITSLYNQKVYFVIALGSAGFENAKLWMDRAYSVDLFVNGGSNTFLYNDAAVGPLNENIAGRYPIESYSQGSKRLFVQTSRYGKYLGKIEMNINDEGRINSYVATNPFLLDSSVTKNPDLQYKVDQWEREVLTQANEIIGYTKIPIISDRKICWYTECTGGALMADAARAFLEKNTTAGNGWSETVAATVWHGGALSDTDLDIGAGPITFGDILTMFPYANVVVRALMYGQQIITLFEESVSYYNDTTTPNRGEFLHVSGMRVEYDLSKPSGSRVASIYIRDTNNPQGGMAPIVNNQVYRIGMPSFIANGGSRFSSMEDFALKNSTGVRDEIFLREYIKKLTPLTYGNEGRVKFISNTDNPTVCPNTNVTGTVFLTIFLTLLFSGMAFAAYKFLWPKLRDRRGSLLSLVR, encoded by the exons ATGGCACAATGGTGGGGGATTGCGTTAGCCATTTTGATGCTGCATGCTCCGTTACATACCTCAGCGGATTGGACTTTAGTTGTGACGCACTCGAATGATTTGTGGTACCAACTGGATGAGATCCAGGGAGACAATACTCCTTGCTACGAGGATCTGCCGCCACTTACGACACAACCAcccacaacaaccacaacagtCCCGCCAGAAattaccaccaccactacgGCAACAACTACCcctaccactactactaccgcTACTACCACTACACCTACCACTACACCTACCACACCTACCACTACAACTGAAACAACTACAACGACAGTTCCTACACAAGGGCCAACCCCTACACAAGGGCCAACCCCTACGGAACCGCCCACAGCAAAATCAAGAACTGGAAAACTGGCATCATTGAAAGAACAAGCATTtgaagcgaaacaaaaaagaaatgcaagatCAATTTCAG ACTTCGAAAGTCCAAAAGCGTCCCGGCAATGCTACGGCGGAGTTCCTCGACACCTGACAAAAGTCACAGAGCTGAAGACGGAGAGCGAATCGAACGGCAAAGTTTTCTTGCACTTGAACGCCGGTGGAATGTTGGGTGGTTACATCTGGTACCCAATCCTCGGAGCAGGCCCGGCAGTCGAGTCCATAAAAACGCTCAACTATAATGCGGTG GCACTGGGCTATCGCGACTTCGAAGATGGCGTACCTGAAACCGTGAAATATCTCCAGGCGTTGAAGGACGCCGGTGTCACGGTGCTCTGCGCCAACATGGACATTTCCGGTGAACCCTCGATGCGTGATTTGTACAAGAAATCCATGGTAATCAACATAGATGGTGTCAGGAAAATTGGAATTATCGGCTACATTGGGCAGGATGCAGAC tatatGGCGGACAcgggaaaaatcaaatttacagATCCAGTTGCCGCTATTGAAGCTGAGATCACATCGCTGTATAATCAAAAGGTTTATTTCGTCATTGCGCTGGGTAGCGCCGGATTTGAAAATGCCAAACTTTGGATGGACAGAGCCTATAGCGTCGATTTGTTCGTTAATGGTGGCAGCAATACTTTCCTATATAACG ACGCTGCTGTTGGGCCTCTTAATGAGAATATTGCAGGGCGGTACCCAATTGAGAGCTACAGCCAAGGCTCGAAAAGACTATTCGTTCAGACATCACGTTATGGCAAATATTTGGGTAAAATCGAAatgaatatcaacgacgagGGTAGAATCAACAGCTATGTGGCAACTAATCCATTTCTTTTGGATTCAAGCGTGACAAAAA ATCCTGATCTGCAGTACAAGGTTGATCAGTGGGAACGAGAAGTATTGACCCAGGCGAATGAGATCATCGGTTATACTAAAATCCCAATTATTAGCGATCGGAAAATTTGCTGGTACACCGAGTGCACCGGTGGAGCTTTGATGGCCGATGCGGCTCGCGCTTTTTTGGAAAAGAACACGACTGCTGGCAATGGATGGTCCGAAACAGTGGCCGCAACTGTCTGGCATGGAGGAGCGCTATCAGATACCGATCTTGACATCGGTGCAG GTCCCATCACATTCGGAGACATTTTGACTATGTTCCCCTACGCCAATGTTGTTGTGAGAGCATTGATGTATGGTCAGCAAATCATCACACTGTTTGAAGAATCGGTCAGTTACTATAACGACACGACTACACCCAACCGCGGCGAGTTTCTTCACGTGTCCGGCATGCGAGTCGAGTACGATCTATCAAAACCCAGCGGTTCGCGTGTGGCCAGTATCTACATCCGCGATACGAACAACCCGCAAGGAGGGATGGCTCCAATTGTAAACAACCAAGTTTACAGAATTGGTATGCCCTCGTTTATCGCCAACGGTGGCAGCAGATTTTCGTCCATGGAAGATTTTGCTTTGAAAAACAGCACTG GCGTTCGCGATGAAATTTTTCTCcgagagtacataaaaaaattaacaccaCTGACTTACGGAAACGAAGGGAGAGTGAAATTTATCTCAAACACTGACAACCCAACGGTTTGCCCGAATACGAACGTCACTGGAACAGTATTTT TGACTATCTTCTTGACGCTGCTCTTCTCTGGTATGGCTTTTGCCGCTTACAAATTTTTATGGCCAAAACTGCGAGACAGAAGAGGATCCCTCTTATCGTTGGTTCGGTAG
- the LOC124205228 gene encoding dipeptidyl peptidase 1-like, translating to MAGVSEVALVKAFIFVSIFCLITSPVRADTPANCTFEDIAGTWVLYETPRNGDHSIDCLNNKENAVSKIQLQLLRPNVAVDQYGNKGHWTLIYNQGFEITVNQRVYFAFSSYAQNGSEVVSYCDKTLAGWSHDTMTHNWACFQGKNMVQRAPKIHTEKRQNLNGIYVSNTELINSFNKKQKSWTAKAYSWMEGMSHEDLLKMRGGIKSKIHSRPPVSPASPFVRRQAEFLPEEWDWRNVSGVNYVPVVKNQGSCGSCYAFSSMGMLESRLRVATKNQVQVNLSPQDIVSCSAYSQGCEGGFPYLIAGKYAQDHGVVAEECYPYTGRDSACSAAKKCQRSYVAKYRYVGGYYGACNEELMKMSLVESGPLSVSFEVYSDFMHYAGGVYHRTDGLFNKINEFNPFELTNHAVLLVGYGTDSQTKENYWIVKNSWGTKWGEDGFFRIRRGVDECGIESIAVEVTPIP from the exons ATGGCAGGAGTAAGTGAAGTAGCGCTTGTTAAAGCGTTCATTTTCGTGTCgattttttgtcttattaCATCACCAGTTCGTGCTGACACTCCTGCAAACTGCACTTTCGAGGACATCGCTGGAACTTGGGTTTTGTATGAAACACCAAGAAACGGCGATCATTCAATTGACTGTCTAAATAATA AGGAAAATGCTGTCAGTAAGATTCAGTTGCAATTACTCCGACCTAATGTTGCTGTTGACCAATATGGAAACAAAGGTCATTGGACTTTGATCTATAATCAAGGTTTTGAAATTACTGTGAACCAGCGGGTTTACTTTGCTTTCTCCAGCTATGCACAG aATGGATCTGAAGTTGTTAGTTACTGTGATAAAACTTTGGCTGGATGGTCCCATGATACAATGACTCATAATTGGGCCTGCTTCCAAGGCAAAAACATGGTACAGCGAGCACCAAAAATTCACACTGAGAAGCGGCAAAACCTG AATGGAATCTATGTAAGCAATACCGAGTTAATCAACAGCTTCAACAAGAAGCAGAAATCCTGGACAGCCAAAGCTTACTCATGGATGGAGGGT ATGAGCCATGAGGACTTGCTGAAGATGCGCGGCGGAATTAAATCCAAGATTCATTCCCGACCACCTGTCTCACCTGCTTCTCCATTTGTTCGCCGTCAAGCTGAATTCCTTCCCGAAGAATGGGACTGGCGCAATGTGAGTGGAGTCAACTACGTTCCCGTTGTCAA GAATCAAGGTAGCTGTGGCAGTTGTTATGCTTTCTCCTCTATGGGCATGCTCGAGTCACGTCTACGAGTTGCTACTAAGAATCAGGTGCAGGTGAACCTGTCTCCCCAAGATATTGTCAGCTGTTCAGCTTACAGTCAGGGTTGTGAAGGCGGTTTCCCTTACTTGATTGCTGGAAAATATGCTCAAGATCACGGCGTTGTAGCTGAAGAGTGCTATCCTTACACTGGTCGAGATTCTGCCTGCAGTGCTGCTAAAAAATGCCAGCGCAGTTACGTTGCCAAGTACCGTTACGTTGGcggatactacggtgcctgCAACGAAGAGTTGATGAAGATGTCTCTGGTTGAATCTGGCCCCTTGTCAGTCTCGTTCGAGGTTTATTCTGACTTTATGCACTATGCCGGTGGTGTTTATCATCGCACTGACGGACTCTTCAATAAAATCAACGAATTCAATCCATTTGAG TTGACCAATCATGCGGTTCTTTTGGTCGGATACGGAACTGACTCACAAACTAAAGAGAATTATTGGATTGTGAAAAACAGCTGGGGTACAAAATGGGGTGAAGATGGGTTTTTCCGCATCCGTCGCG GCGTCGACGAATGTGGTATTGAATCGATCGCTGTGGAGGTTACACCAATTccgtaa
- the LOC124205232 gene encoding thioredoxin domain-containing protein 15-like — translation MLLKMKISLQILLVGHFIIEVFVFGSLCEVIGEGLDDAVRSDDNISDPIMESLSSSYLNSSLLNNSIEITSTGNDSITNDTTISNATLIKKFTCLLDDAPAEGNSTFQIVNGTTLLSVLKQNQNITSRTQPATCQIVVFFASWCPFSIQAAPHLNALPRGFPMLSFYAIDAYTYNSLSTMQGVMAIPSFFLFHNGKAAARYNETEYKVDLFSSFITRYTGIQPIGILNRTTADYQGPLPTNVLEQTDQWLILAWIVLLLSMVYWFTRSNLFWTLMENIRNTWREAEAQHQHID, via the exons atgttattaaaaatgaagatTTCTTTACAAATTTTACTAGTTGGACACTTCATTATAG AGGTATTCGTTTTCGGGTCCTTGTGTGAAGTCATTGGAGAAGGACTCGACGATGCTGTTCGTTCTGATGACAATATTTCAGATCCAATTATGGAAAGTTTGAGTAGTAGCTATCTGAATTCTTCGCTACTTAATAATTCTATCGAAATCACGTCAACCGGGAATGATTCTATTACCAATGACACCACAATTTCAAATGCTACACTGATAAAAAAGTTTACCTGTCTTCTGGATGACGCACCAGCTGAAggaaattcaacatttcag ATTGTCAATGGAACAACTTTGTTGTCTGTactgaaacaaaatcaaaatatcacTTCAAGAACTCAACCAGCAACATGTCAAATAGTGGTGTTCTTCGCTTCATGGTGTCCATTTAGTATACAGGCTGCTCCCCACTTGAATGCACTGCCTCGAGGATTTCCCATGCTTTCTTTTTATGCAATTGATGCCTATACCTATAATAG TTTGAGCACTATGCAAGGTGTAATGGCTATCccaagttttttcttgtttcataaTGGTAAAGCAGCAGCAAGATACAATGAAACAGAATACAAAGTAGATCTCTTTTCCAGCTTTATCACACGTTATACAG GAATACAGCCAATTGGAATATTGAATCGCACAACAGCTGATTATCAAGGACCGTTACCAACTAATGTTTTAGAACAAACAGACCAATGGTTGATCCTTGCTTGGATTGTACTCTTGCTTTCGATGGTGTATTGGTTTACTAGATCGAATCTCTTTTGGACATTAATGGAGAATATCCGAAATACGTGGAGAGAGGCAGAAGCACAACATCAGCATATCGATTAG